From the genome of Seriola aureovittata isolate HTS-2021-v1 ecotype China chromosome 6, ASM2101889v1, whole genome shotgun sequence, one region includes:
- the pigc gene encoding phosphatidylinositol N-acetylglucosaminyltransferase subunit C: MGPDSAPGPAVPWQKVLWERQPFPDNYVDQRFLEELRRNEGLRQYRYWAVVKEAGVVGQQLSCVAIFITLWLYMEQGLLSPETLLSTSLVCALLGYGLYQVLTSPGESGCEPRTRLADLQSATIFLSFTFGFSPVLKTLTESVSTDTVYAMSAVMLLAHLVSFPYAQPSPPGSLSLNAALFASVCLASRLPGALHTFAMLSCALLVFALWPCLLQRLRENAPSQFTGVCVGMCVGGVGGLGSQWLGGAVLLALALGSVTLLCPLLLVRLQRHKDNIHGPWDEAEIHEDLSRFLH, encoded by the exons ATGGGACCGGACAGCGCCCCGGGTCCGGCTGTGCCCTGGCAGAAGGTGCTGTGGGAGCGCCAGCCGTTCCCCGATAACTACGTGGACCAGCGCTTCCTGGAGGAGCTGCGGAGGAACGAGGGCCTGCGGCAGTACCGCTACTGGGCTGTGGTGAAGGAAGCCGGCGTCGTGGGACAGCAGCTGTCCTGTGTGGCCATTTTCATCACCCTGTGGCTCTACATGGAGCAG gGTCTGCTGTCCCCGGAGACGCTGCTGTCTACCAGCCTGGTCTGCGCCCTGCTGGGTTATGGACTGTACCAAGTCTTGACATCTCCTGGTGAATCGGGCTGCGAGCCGCGCACCCGTCTGGCTGACTTACAGAGCGCCACCATTTTTCTGTCCTTCACTTTCGGCTTCTCGCCGGTTCTGAAGACATTAACGGAGTCCGTGAGTACGGACACGGTGTACGCCATGTCTGCTGTGATGTTGCTGGCCCACCTAGTTTCGTTCCCTTACGCCCAGCCCTCGCCCCCGGGCAGCCTGTCCCTGAATGCGGCACTGTTTGCCTCCGTATGTTTGGCATCACGGCTGCCCGGCGCCCTGCACACCTTCGCCATGCTCAGCTGTGCCCTGCTGGTGTTCGCCCTGTGGCCGTGTCTGCTGCAGAGGCTGAGGGAGAACGCCCCCAGCCAGttcactggagtgtgtgtgggaatgtgtGTTGGGGGAGTAGGAGGCCTGGGCTCCCAGTGGCTCGGTGGAGCCGTGCTGTTGGCCCTGGCCCTAGGAAGCGTTACATTACTCTGCCCTTTACTGCTCGTGCGGCTGCAGAGGCACAAGGACAACATCCACGGACCCTGGGACGAGGCTGAGATCCATGAAGACCTCAGCCGCTTCCTTCACTAA